ACTGCTTGTTTTAATTTCTGATTGAGCATCAATAGTTGTTGTTGATACTGTTTGTTGAAATTAGCTTTGTAAGCTAAATTAGTTGCCAAGGCAGTTTCATTCTTTTGATGCTGCAATGATTTTTTATTGCCATCATAAATAGGAACCGACAAACCCAAACCAACACTAAGTCCAAAATTTTTGTGGGCTTCATAAGTAAGACTTGATAAATAGCCTGCATCACCTATTAATGACAAGGATGGTTTATAAGCATTATCAATTAGTTTGTTTTGGTTGATAATTTTAAGACTATCTACTTCAAATTGTTTTGCAAATACAATTTTGTCAGCAGATTGGATTGTCTTTAGCGTAACATCGGGCTTTTTTAAATTCACGAAAGTGGTATCGGCTTCTCCCGATAAGTAATTGAGCAATCCCAAATCATTTTGATATTGCTGCTTCAATTGTAAAACTTGTAATTCCTGTTGCTTTATGGTAGAAAGGAAAACCAAATAATCGGTTTGTTTGTATATGGAATTTTGGGTTAACTTCTTAAGAATGGTAGCTTCATCTTTGAGTAATGATGCCATTTTTTGGTTGTAATCCAATTGTTCAGCACTTCCCGAAGCAGTAATGTATTGAGCAGTAATTAATTTGTTTACATCTTTACTGGCGATTTTTTTGTTTAAAACTAATGATTCTTTGAGCAGTTGAAAACTTTCCGCTTGCGAATTAACTTGGTTTTTACCAATAATTTTTTTATTTACGCCAACTAGTCCTGAAATAGTTTGTCCATTACTTAAAGCCGTGTCATATCCAAAACCATTCAAAACTGTAGCATAATTTGCATTTAAGTTTCCTGCAATTTGAGGTTTATAATTGGCTTTATTCAACAAACTATCTATGGAATTCGATTTAATTTGATTGGATAAATCTTTTAGCAAAGGTGAATTTGTTTGTGCTTTTTCCATATAAAAGCGTAAGTCCTTTTCTTGCGAAAAAGACTTGACACTAAACAAAACAAGGATGAAAAAAAAGGTTGATTTCATTGTATTAATTTACTCAAAATCAATTAGTATTACTTAGCACTTTCAACTACCAAAACAACAAAAGAATTTGGAATTAAACTAGCGCGTGGTTTTGGATTTTCTGTTGTTGGTTCTGGTTTAGCACCAAAATCAGCTGTCGATAAATACAATTGGTCAGTCGATTTATTTAAGGCAATGGTTCTAGCCCCCTTTTGTGTTTTTACTGTTTCCTGAACTGAAAAGGCATTTGCATTTTCTTCTTTGACAACGGTAATAGTTCCTATTCCATTGGAACTAAAAGCCAATTTCCTTTTGGCATCAAAAGTCACTCCATCACAACCATCATCAATTGGTAAGGTTTTGATGATTTTCCCATTAGTGGCATCAACCACAATCATTAAATTATTACCACAAACCGAGAACAATCTGTTCGTTTCCAAATCTATGGCAAGCCCCGACGGTTCATCTCCAGGAGCGATGCTCCAAGTAGCAATCACTTCAAGAGTTTTGGTATCAATGGTTTTGATTTGGTTTTTATCTTCAATATTTACATAAATCAATCCTTTGGCGTTGGTCACAGAAAATTCAGGTTTGCCATCAAGCGGAATGTTTTTTATAATTTTATTGGTAACAGCATCAATAACTGTGGCATCACTGCTTTTGGCATTATAAGTAAATACCTTTTGCGAAAATTTATCATATAGAACAGCATCTGGTTTTTGTCCTTGAATAATAACTTTTTCAATTAGTTCAAAAGTGGTAAGATTAACAATCGTAACAGCATTGTCTTTGCCATCTGTAATAAACGCTTTATTCAAATCATTGGCAATAGCAATACCATGAACTCCTTTAGTATCGGGAATGGTCGCTATGGTTTTATCGGTTTTTAAATCAACCACATTCACCACACTCCCGTGCGACACAAATAAGTGTTGGTTTACATCGTCAACGGCAAGATAGTCCCATCCTTCATCGCCAACAATATTGATTTTTTTAGATACTTTATACGTTTGCGCTATGCAACTACTAATGCAAAAACTTATAAATAGAAGGGAAATTATTTTTTTCATAGTCTTATTTTTAAAGTGTAAATATCTGAATTACTTTTAGTTTAAATGGTTATTTTAGATTTAAAATCATGCCTAAGCCCATTTGATTTCCGTTATAAAAAGGAGCAATCATTCCTGTACTGATATTCTTTTTAGATTTAAAAATATGTTTATTTACATAAGGGAAAATCCAGTAAGCCACTTTAGTACTTAAAATTCCTATTCCAGCACCTGCGGCTACATCTGTTAACCAGTGTTTATTGTTATAAATTCTGAAAAATCCTGTTCCAGTAGCTACAATATATCCTGATATTCCATACCAAACAGAAACATCTTTATATTCTTGCCACATAAATTCTGCTCCTGCAAAAGCTGTAGCGGTATGACCTGAAGGAAATGAATTAAAACCACTCCCATCGGGGCGTTCCACTTTGGTTAACGACTTTAAACCCATCACTGTGCCTGACATTAATAAGTAAGATGTACCAAGAATTATACTCCTGTTACGCAAATTGTTTTTGCCTTTTATTCCGCATAAATTTAAAGCATAAACCGACAATGCGGGAGCGTATTGTGAATAATCATCAATGGTAAGTTTACCATCAATGTCGTCTGTCACTTCATTTCGTATTCCTAAATTGAAATCCTTTAAATCATCACTTGCTAAACCAATAACTCCATAGCCAATCAATAAGGTTGGAATAATTAATTGTTTATATTTAAACTTTAAATTTTCATTGCTTATGCTGTCTTTTTTTGACAGTTCCTGCGCATTTAATAAATAAAATGGGAGTACTAAAATTAGTGAAATTAGGTTTTTTTTAGGGATGCTCATCAAAATTGATATTTACTATTTCTTAATTTGAATGACACAAATATGGAATACAATTCTATTTTAAATCTATGTGAGTTTAAGAAAAATTATATAAAAAAAGGAAGCCAGTTTTTATACTAACTCCCATTTTATTTTAAAACTAAAAGTTTAAAATTATTCTTTTACAGCTGTGCCATCTGCTTTAAAAGCAAGGCTTTTACTTTTTAATCCTTTTTTCAGGTCAACTTCATAAATGATTCCGTGTTTAGCAGTTTCCGTTTTATCTGCTTCTGCAATTTTCCAATCACTATATTTCATTTTAACGTTAGCTAAAACGGCTGCGGGTAAACTTGAAGCTTTAATTTCTTGTTCCGTTTCTAACCAAGTACCATCTTGACCGAAATTAGCAGAAATTTTTTCGCCATTGAGCGTGAATTCTGCCTCCCATTCCTTTGGACCTTCCTTACCCCAACTAACTTTCGTTGCCGTAGGGAATTTTTTCGTAAAAGCATCAGATACCACTTTTGGTGGTGTGCTTGCAAAAGAGCAACTGTATATAAATACAATTGCTAAAATCATCATTACTTTTTTCATAATCTCTTTATTTTATTTTATTGTAAATTATTTTACAGTACAAACCTAATAATCAAATCTATTTTGATTCTATTCTAATACTGTAGCAATTGTTATTTATTCGTTAATGTAAACCGATGCCTATTGGCAATGAACTTATATTTTAGCGATAGTCCACTTACTTCAGCGATTTCATTTGCAATGGATAAACCCAATCCAATGGATAAATGTGAGGTGGAGTTTTTTTGAAAACGTTTAAAAAGTAATGCCATGTTCAATGGTTCCTCAATACCTGTGTTATGTATAGTTAGACTAGTTGCTTTAATAAAAATCACAATACTTCCCTCTGCTACATTATGTCTAATGGCATTTTGTAGCAAATTATTAATTAGTATCAAACATAAATCTGGGTTCATAGTAATTAAGAAATCTTCTTCGATGTTTTTGAGCACGACTATTTTATTAGCTTTAATATGCTCTTCAAATAAAACTAACGAGTTATCAATAATTTTTTCGACAGACACCTTTTCAGTAGTTTTAAATTGTCTGTTTTCAATTTTAGTCAATAATAAGAGGGATTGGTTTAAACGTATTAATTTAGAGCAGGCATCTTCAATACCGGCTATTAACTTCATTTCATAGTCTTTCAAATTCTCTGATTGAATTAGCAAATCAACCTTGGATTTTATCACTGCCAATGGCGTTTGTATTTCATGCGAAGCATTTTCCGTAAATCGTTTTTGACT
The window above is part of the Flavobacterium sp. N1994 genome. Proteins encoded here:
- a CDS encoding TolC family protein; protein product: MKSTFFFILVLFSVKSFSQEKDLRFYMEKAQTNSPLLKDLSNQIKSNSIDSLLNKANYKPQIAGNLNANYATVLNGFGYDTALSNGQTISGLVGVNKKIIGKNQVNSQAESFQLLKESLVLNKKIASKDVNKLITAQYITASGSAEQLDYNQKMASLLKDEATILKKLTQNSIYKQTDYLVFLSTIKQQELQVLQLKQQYQNDLGLLNYLSGEADTTFVNLKKPDVTLKTIQSADKIVFAKQFEVDSLKIINQNKLIDNAYKPSLSLIGDAGYLSSLTYEAHKNFGLSVGLGLSVPIYDGNKKSLQHQKNETALATNLAYKANFNKQYQQQLLMLNQKLKQAVAIENQLQSQLQIVDALIEANKKLLLTGDAQITDFVIAIGNVITINNSISQNKINKLQLINEINYWSSNE
- a CDS encoding YncE family protein → MKKIISLLFISFCISSCIAQTYKVSKKINIVGDEGWDYLAVDDVNQHLFVSHGSVVNVVDLKTDKTIATIPDTKGVHGIAIANDLNKAFITDGKDNAVTIVNLTTFELIEKVIIQGQKPDAVLYDKFSQKVFTYNAKSSDATVIDAVTNKIIKNIPLDGKPEFSVTNAKGLIYVNIEDKNQIKTIDTKTLEVIATWSIAPGDEPSGLAIDLETNRLFSVCGNNLMIVVDATNGKIIKTLPIDDGCDGVTFDAKRKLAFSSNGIGTITVVKEENANAFSVQETVKTQKGARTIALNKSTDQLYLSTADFGAKPEPTTENPKPRASLIPNSFVVLVVESAK
- a CDS encoding phosphatase PAP2 family protein, producing MSIPKKNLISLILVLPFYLLNAQELSKKDSISNENLKFKYKQLIIPTLLIGYGVIGLASDDLKDFNLGIRNEVTDDIDGKLTIDDYSQYAPALSVYALNLCGIKGKNNLRNRSIILGTSYLLMSGTVMGLKSLTKVERPDGSGFNSFPSGHTATAFAGAEFMWQEYKDVSVWYGISGYIVATGTGFFRIYNNKHWLTDVAAGAGIGILSTKVAYWIFPYVNKHIFKSKKNISTGMIAPFYNGNQMGLGMILNLK
- a CDS encoding PepSY-like domain-containing protein is translated as MKKVMMILAIVFIYSCSFASTPPKVVSDAFTKKFPTATKVSWGKEGPKEWEAEFTLNGEKISANFGQDGTWLETEQEIKASSLPAAVLANVKMKYSDWKIAEADKTETAKHGIIYEVDLKKGLKSKSLAFKADGTAVKE